TAAAAGAAGAACTGGAAAATGAAGGGGTTAAAGTTATTTTTCTTGATTTATTTCCGGTTGTAGATGAGAAAGATTTTATTAATAGATATTTTGATAAAATTGTAAAAACATTAATATCAAAAAAAGAAAAGATTATCCAATCTTTAAAGGAACTTGTAAATCTTAACTTTAATATTAACTCTACAATCAAACCTGATGGAAGTATAACCTTTTCTATTTCCTTTTCTCCAAAAGAGAAAAAAACAGTTTTAAAAGAGATATTGGAAATTCCATTTGCATATGCAACTAAAAACAATACAAATGTTGTAATAATATTTGATGAATTTCAAGAAATAGAGAAGTTAGGATTAGAAAAAGAAATCAGAACCGTAATACAAAATCACGGTAGAAAAGTTTCTTATCTTTTCTCCGGAAGCAAAAAAAGTATTCTTACCCAGATTTTTTCCGATAAAAGTAGACCTTTTTATAAATCTGTTAAAAAGTTTCCTTTAAAGGAAATTGCCCTTGAAGAATGGATACCTTTTATCCAAAATAAATTTGAAAAAACCGGAAAAAAGATAGATGAAGAAATTATAAAAGAGGTTTTTTCATTATCAAGAGGTTTTCCTTATTATATTCAACATATCTGTTATGTTCTTTGGGAAGTTTCTAAGGAAAAGGTAAAAAAAGAAGATTTGGAATATTCAATAAATCTGGTTTTAGAAAGGGAAGAGGACTCTTTTTGGGAAGAATGGACAAATTTACCGCCAAGTCAGAAAAAAGCTTTGAAAATAATAATCTATACAAATGGTAAAAATATTTACTCAAAAGATATTCTCTTTGAGTTTGAGATTACTGCCTCACAACTAAAAAGAGCCATAGAACAACTTTTAAAAAAAGACATAATAACAAAGGAAAAAGATGGTTATCAGATTATAGACCCCATAATGGAATTGTGGATAAAGAGGAATTTTTAATCTGTTTAAATGAAGTTTTGCAATTTGGATATTTTCCTGTATGATGTTCAAATTAGAACTCCTTTTTCCTTGGCTTCTTTAAATATGCTTTTTTCTTTTGTGTATGGATTTTTTACTACTAAATCAACTTTTCTTTCTATTCCTTGGATTTCAAGTTTAGCTAAAAATTTTAGTTCATCTTGCAAGGATGTTTTTTTGTCTGTTTCTATAAAAATATCAATATCTCCACCTTTTTTATTCAAATCTGCCCTTGAGCCAAAAATATAAATTTTTACATTACTGCCAAATATATCTTTTGCAGTTTCCTTTATTATTTTAATTTCTCTATCCGATAGCCTAACTTTTTTTTCCATTTTTATAAACCTAATTAAAATAAAAAAGGCAGGGTCTAAACCCTGCCCTTGTATGGTAAAGAGAGTAGATACTTGGCTTAGAAGAGGAAGCCGAGTTCTACAGCTCCAACTGTTCTTGAAGTTTCTAGTCCACCATCGCTATTTATAAATACATAAGAATCTTGAGCACCTTCTTTTGTGCTTGTTCCTTTTGTATAAGTAAATTCAGCTCTTATAAATGTATTCTTTGTAGGATTGTAAGTTGGAGTAATTGTAAATGACCAAGCCGCTCTAGCATCAGATACAGCTAATGGAACTACCAAGAGAGAGTCTTGGTTATTTACATACTCAATTCTCACAGGAACTTGGAAATTAGCCAATGGTTTAACATTAGCACAAAGTGCAGTTCCCCACGCAGATTCGTTAAATCTTGCACCATTTACATATTTCAAGTTATCATCTGCATGGAAGTAATTAATATCTAATCCAAGAGATACTATGCCAAAATCTGTTCCGGCAGATGCAACATAAACATCTCTACCACCGGATTCATTATAAGCATGTAATCCAAGTTCAATAGGATAATTCATTACATTAATTTTTCCTGTTATACCACCTTCTACATAAGATTTAGCATAACTTGGTAATAAAGCTTCATAAACAGGAGCCATTAATTGGTTATCTACTTTACCTGCTCCGGCATATACTTTTACTATGCCTGCATCATAAGTAGCTCTTGCACCGGTCATAACAACAGGTTGAGCAGTAAAGAGTATTCCTCTATTGATATGTGGATTTAAGATAGTAACAGGTTTTTCACCGAAGTTTTGCCAGAGTAAACCGGCATCAATAGATAATCCTGCAACAGGCATGTAAGTTACATAAGCAAGCCAAGGTTTGAAAGTAG
The DNA window shown above is from Venenivibrio stagnispumantis and carries:
- a CDS encoding AAA family ATPase, which translates into the protein MKHREKNPFYFGGVVSKEDFCNREKELDELKRDIFSGINILIYSPRRFGKSSLLLKLKEELENEGVKVIFLDLFPVVDEKDFINRYFDKIVKTLISKKEKIIQSLKELVNLNFNINSTIKPDGSITFSISFSPKEKKTVLKEILEIPFAYATKNNTNVVIIFDEFQEIEKLGLEKEIRTVIQNHGRKVSYLFSGSKKSILTQIFSDKSRPFYKSVKKFPLKEIALEEWIPFIQNKFEKTGKKIDEEIIKEVFSLSRGFPYYIQHICYVLWEVSKEKVKKEDLEYSINLVLEREEDSFWEEWTNLPPSQKKALKIIIYTNGKNIYSKDILFEFEITASQLKRAIEQLLKKDIITKEKDGYQIIDPIMELWIKRNF
- a CDS encoding nucleotidyltransferase domain-containing protein; the protein is MEKKVRLSDREIKIIKETAKDIFGSNVKIYIFGSRADLNKKGGDIDIFIETDKKTSLQDELKFLAKLEIQGIERKVDLVVKNPYTKEKSIFKEAKEKGVLI
- a CDS encoding porin, with the translated sequence MKKVVGLAAAGLLAVSAANAGQITVANTDLTLFGGVSTGYNLQNNDHLLNAYDVDGKLVRTPDFKKDSFSVNTFAVGLTKPAKNAGDIGVTAVFASFEVPTVIASSDVVNGKNTVGTQFVGHGDTTTFKPWLAYVTYMPVAGLSIDAGLLWQNFGEKPVTILNPHINRGILFTAQPVVMTGARATYDAGIVKVYAGAGKVDNQLMAPVYEALLPSYAKSYVEGGITGKINVMNYPIELGLHAYNESGGRDVYVASAGTDFGIVSLGLDINYFHADDNLKYVNGARFNESAWGTALCANVKPLANFQVPVRIEYVNNQDSLLVVPLAVSDARAAWSFTITPTYNPTKNTFIRAEFTYTKGTSTKEGAQDSYVFINSDGGLETSRTVGAVELGFLF